The following coding sequences are from one Carassius auratus strain Wakin chromosome 15, ASM336829v1, whole genome shotgun sequence window:
- the LOC113114853 gene encoding centromere protein J-like, whose product MGERGFNGENGCRPLLWLKKELHEPQELRQQISSLKQKLMVRESHWSQAHSLLQSRVEALTRENQELHTRLNLNKRSFQSAGSSALQAGSYNTFEKRREEPQRTHIRSATPAFNKPSIHRTQQDNANRRSVPKANKLTECTDNSLIQKGKDPALSIDTPLNNAMITQGGKGSLFYHHTDCNDTQMASQAKKNNVREETCYPDGRVERLFWNGCRVITFRNGTKKEIGVDKSVTVTFFNGDVKRMLADGTVIYYHCDAQTTHSTYPSGLEVVQFPNNQREKHHPDGTREISFPDGTVKILHSDGRDESIFPDGTVVKISQHGEKVVEFANGQREIHTSQYKRRMYPDGTVKTLYTNGRQETKFSSGRVRIKNNEGIIIMDKK is encoded by the exons ATGGGAGAGCGTGGTTTTAATGGTGAGAATGGCTGCAGACCTTTGCTCTGGCTTAAGAAAGAACTTCACGAACCTCAG GAGCTGAGACAGCAGATCTCATCTCTGAAGCAGAAGTTGATGGTAAGGGAGTCTCACTGGTCACAGGCCCACAGTCTCCTCCAGAGCCGCGTTGAAGCGCTCACCCGAGAGAACCAGGAGCTTCACACCAGGCTCAATCTGAACAAGAGATCGTTCCAGAGTGCTGGCTCCTCAGCTCTTCAGGCTGGATCATACAACACT tttgagaagagaagagaggaacCACAGAGGACTCATATAAGGAGCGCAACTCCTGCCTTTAACAAACCCTCCATCCATAGGACGCAACAGGACAAT GCAAATAGACGTTCTGTTCCCAAAGCTAATAAGCTAACAGAATGCACAGACAACTCTTTGA TCCAAAAAGGAAAGGATCCTGCACTTTCTATTGACACTCCACTGAACAATGCCATGATTACACAAGGCGGAAAG GGAAGTTTGTTTTATCATCATACTGACTGCAATGATACTCAAATGGCATCGCAGGCCAAAAAAAACAACGTACGTGAGGAAACCTGCTATCCGGATGGAAGG GTAGAGCGTCTTTTTTGGAATGGATGTCGTGTGATCACATTCCGCAATGGAACGAAGAAAGAGATCGGTGTTGACAAGTCAGTCACTGTTACGTTCTTCAATGGCGATGTTAAACGCATGCTGGCTGACGGGACAGTG atttactaCCATTGTGATGCTCAGACAACACACTCAACCTATCCATCTGGATTGGAGGTTGTACAGTTTCCAAACAACCAGAGAG AAAAACATCATCCTGATGGTACAAGGGAAATATCCTTCCCAGATGGCACAGTTAAgattctccactctgatggtCGAGATGAGAGCATTTTTCCAGATGGGACCGTTGTCAAGATATCACA ACATGGGGAAAAGGTGGTGGAGTTTGCTAATGGGCAGAGAGAGATTCATACTTCACAGTACAAGCGAAGGATGTACCCGGATGGAACGGTTAAAACACTCTACACGAATGGGAGGCAAGAAACAAAGTTCTCATCTGGGAGAGTTCGCATTAAGAACAATGAAGGCATCATTATAATGGACAAAAAATGA
- the LOC113114583 gene encoding uncharacterized protein LOC113114583 has translation MLEKHVAPSAELRHLSPIKEESSEPAQEDCPHSPFGSRQSFPPNPEERPIRPGLREEQKTFEDFVEEHLKTDLAILQHQHQTNTQTGEAEKKNFLRKGEGASRISKGKDCSQRLQRRRSVSPQMLNMKFRQQTLCLTEFHQKEMSNRSSPGLKGVGNLRDQKSGLENSQKKTVFLQDDYLSSNNKEQFKALTADDNAVSLKSKHSVGVVGKTNGSKSSGSALAQSRKSVGFKKINDHIVKISEKNALATNYSQSGYTSKEVSLTDEVMESLALSDSRDSTTSEDGPSSQSQRPLLHYLSRHIDHKDQSLDLSDGDYASDAPSETRFNEGQCTSTPTSSSSSFSSDSELKSLQGSMANYFKKTEERGTDSDFRQPSVPEPLTKMFPKDKVNPEDTTHGMALEQPRTPIRFCRKMISLFFCFVILLF, from the exons ATGTTGGAAAAGC ATGTTGCACCATCAGCAGAGCTCAGACACTTGTCTCCTATTAAAGAAGAGTCTTCAGAACCTGCACAAGAAGACTGTCCTCATAGTCCTTTTGGATCGAGGCAAAGTTTCCCACCAAACCCAGAGGAAAG GCCTATTAGACCAGGACTGAGAGAAGAGCAAAAAACATTTGAAGATTTTGTTGAAGAACATCTCAAAACAGACCTAGCTATTCTCCAACACCAGCATCAG ACTAATACACAAACCGGGGAAGCAGAGAAGAAGAATTTCCTTCGTAAAGGAGAAGGGGCATCCAGAATTTCAAAGGGTAAGGACTGCTCCCAAAGACTCCAGAGGAGACGCTCTGTTAGTCCACAAATGCTGAACATGAAGTTCAGGCAGCAGACGCTATGTCTCACTGAATTTCATCAGAAGGAGATGTCAAATAGGAGCAGTCCTGGACTGAAGGGTGTAGGAAACCTCAGAGACCAAAAATCGGGCCTGGAAAACTCTCAAAAGAAGACCGTTTTTCTACAAGATGATTATTTATCATCAAACAATAAAGAGCAATTCAAAGCTTTGACTGCTGATGACAATGCAGTCTCACTTAAAAGTAAGCACAGTGTAGGAGTCGTGGGGAAAACCAATGGAAGCAAGTCAAGTGGATCTGCTCTGGCACAAAGTAGAAAAAgtgttggttttaaaaaaattaatgaccaCATTGTTAAAATTTCTGAGAAAAATGCTCTAGCTACAAACTACAGCCAGAGTGGATATACATCTAAAGAAGTCAGTCTAACTGACGAGGTGATGGAGTCACTGGCTCTTAGCGATTCCCGCGACAGCACTACCAGTGAGGACGGACCCAGCTCTCAGTCTCAGCGGCCGTTACTTCATTACCTCTCAAGGCACATAGACCACAAAGATCAGAGTTTGGATTTGTCAGACGGAGACTACGCTAGTGATGCCCCGAGTGAGACTCGATTCAATGAAGGACAGTGCACTTCTACTCCTACGTCCAGCTCCTCAAGCTTCAGCAGCGATTCTGAACTCAAGAGCTTACAGGGGTCTATGGCTAACTACTTCAAAAAAACAGAAGAGAGGGGGACTGACAGTGACTTTAGACAACCTTCTGTTCCTGAACCCCTCACAAAGATGTTCCCAAAAGACAAGGTTAATCCAGAAGACACCACTCATGGCATGGCACTAGAGCAACCACGTACTCCAATCAGGTTTTGTAGAAAGatgatttcattgtttttttgttttgtcattttgttattttga
- the LOC113114860 gene encoding 12-(S)-hydroxy-5,8,10,14-eicosatetraenoic acid receptor-like, whose product MDTSSLDNDTDKICQENIDHNRALYIFYSSVVVLELILGLLLNVTVIHLFIFKLKFWKSKTIDIFLFNLVLADILLLIGLPVKAYNFQQCSEHKVVCKVQLFLQFLNRGASIAFLTVISIYRYYSVVHPGKSRVLRILRMSPQISVFIWVLLGILTIPAMLQSFIRCNISEKDEELTTIVLLREIVFFTQIFIPFFVLVYCSIRIIRRLKQKSVGDKTKLRRAMFLVTSVVFVFAVCFLPYAITRAVQLYKTGHVLPEEKDTVVKLYDGLICLSYLNCLLDPILYCLSSSKFKKLYISIYLPFLLEKVQPESAEDTGDD is encoded by the coding sequence ATGGACACCTCAAGCTTGGACAACGACACAGACAAAATCTGTCAGGAAAACATCGACCATAACCGAGCGCTGTATATTTTCTACTCTTCTGTGGTAGTGCTGGAGTTGATCTTGGGTCTTCTGCTGAATGTTACAGTTATCCACCTCTTCATCTTCAAGCTCAAGTTCTGGAAATCTAAGACCATTGACATTTTCTTGTTCAATCTGGTCCTGGCTGATATTTTGTTGCTGATTGGATTGCCCGTAAAGGCTTATAACTTTCAGCAATGCAGTGAACACAAGGTAGTGTGCAAAGTACAGCTCTTTCTACAGTTTCTCAACCGAGGAGCCAGCATCGCCTTCCTGACGGTCATCTCCATTTATCGATATTATAGCGTGGTCCATCCTGGGAAAAGTAGAGTCCTGAGGATTTTGAGAATGTCGCCTCAGATTTCTGTATTCATCTGGGTGTTGCTTGGAATCTTGACCATTCCAGCCATGTTGCAAAGTTTTATCAGATGCAACATCAGTGAAAAAGATGAGGAACTCACCACCATTGTTCTACTGAGAGAAATTGTGTTTTTTACTCAGATTTTCATACCCTTTTTTGTTCTTGTGTATTGCTCAATACGGATTATCAGAAGACTCAAACAGAAGTCAGTGGGTGACAAGACTAAGCTCCGGAGAGCGATGTTCCTCGTCACTTCGGTGGTTTTCGTCTTTGCGGTCTGCTTCTTGCCTTATGCCATAACAAGAGCAGTGCAGCTATATAAAACTGGGCACGTGTTGCCAGAAGAGAAAGATACTGTCGTTAAACTGTACGATGGGCTTATTTGTCTGTCTTATCTGAACTGCCTGCTGGATCCAATCCTGTACTGTCTGAGCAGCAGTAAATTTAAGAAGTTATACATATCAATATATCTCCCCTTTCTACTGGAGAAGGTACAACCTGAAAGTGCAGAAGATACTGGAGATGACtaa